The following are encoded together in the Macadamia integrifolia cultivar HAES 741 chromosome 10, SCU_Mint_v3, whole genome shotgun sequence genome:
- the LOC122091231 gene encoding 50S ribosomal protein L24-like, with amino-acid sequence MGWKAAQKLIQNWKIVRGDNVMIIRGKDKGETGVIKRVIRSQNRVIIEGKNLVKKHIKQGQGHEGGIFTVEAPLHASNVQSLDPVTGKPCKVGVRYLEDGTKVRVSRGQGASGAIIPRPEILKIRTTPRPTVGKYLSTTLDVIFLQWFLLTGL; translated from the exons ATGGGTTGGAAAGCGGCACAAAAGCTTATACAGAACTGGAAGATTGTCAGAGGCGACAAT GTGATGATAATAAGAGGCAAAGATAAAGGCGAGACTGGTGTGATCAAGCGTGTCATTCGCTCCCAGAATCGTGTTATTATTGAGGGCAAAAATCTG GTGAAGAAACATATCAAACAAGGACAAGGTCATGAAGGTGGAATCTTTACAGTGGAAGCCCCTCTTCATGCATCAAATGTTCAATCTCTCGATCCAGTCACAGG GAAACCTTGTAAGGTTGGAGTCAGATACCTAGAGGATGGTACCAAGGTAAGAGTTTCAAGAGGTCAAGGAGCATCAGGGGCCATAATTCCCCGTCCGGAGATCTTAAAAATTAGGACCACTCCAAGACCTACCGTAGGtaaatatctctcaactactttagatgTGATTTTCTTACAATGGTTTCTGCTGACGGGACTTTGA